The DNA window ACAAACAGACCGAGGCCGACCTTGCCCGCGACAACAACTTTGTCTCCAACTTTGAGCCTTTGACGCACAAAGAAGTGTGCGACATGGTAAAGCACGTGATTGACCTGAATCAATTCACGCTGCCCATGAAACGCCTGTTGCGGAAAACAGCCAAAGCCCGCAGCGGCTATCTGGTCTGTTCCGCCAAGCCGCGCATGGTCGACGGTTCGCCGACGAAGAACCCCCGTTACCTGCAGGATCGGCCCGATGTGGTCGACCCCTGGAAATGGTACGTCGCCGAGATGGGCACCCGCTTGTTCCGCGCCCTGCCGGCCGACCAGCCGGTCCTGAATCCGGTCGACGCCGTGCTGATCGGGCGCCGCAACAACCCGCCGGAAAAAGAGCGAGGCATCCGCGCGCTGGCCGTTTACAATCCGATCCACTACCAGGAACTGCCCGAACTGTTCATGGACCTGGTCTGCTCGCTGACTGGCAAAAGCCCGTCGACGACCGGCTTTGGTTTTGAAGGCGCCCTGACCAAAGGCCCGTTCAACGCTTTGCTGCCGATCATTGACCTGAACAACGCGCTCGTCAGTTTCCTGCTGACGGGACTGCCCGGTTTTTCGACCGCGGCCGGCCATGTCGGTCCCAATGTGCGGGTCGACCACGATATCAGCCTGCTGGTTCCGGAGATCTGGTGCCGCCTTTCTCCCAACGAACGGGACCCGGCGTTCATGATCGAGGAAGGCCTGCTGGAAAGGCTCAAAGACCGCCAGGTCGACGGCAAGCCGATCCGCGCCAGCCGCCTGGGCTATCGCATCACGGGCCGTTTCCTGCGACGCTTCTTCGGCCGTATCTTTGATAACCCGGCGATCGTTTTTGACGAGTCCCTGCTCAAGCCGGAAACACAGGATCCCGAGGCTTTCGCCGAAGGGGTGCAATACATTTGCGAAGCCCAGCAGCAGGTGGCCCAGCAGTACTTCGACGACAACTCGATCGAACTGGCCTGCCCGCCCCTGAAAGCGTTGATCGCGATCATGGCCGAGGACCCCTATGGCGACGGCGGCCTGATCGACGACGAAACCCGCCGCATGTTCACCCGCGAGTACCTGCTTCAGAGCGACTGGTACCGGGAGCGTCTGCAGGCCAAGCAGCAAGCCGACATCGCCCTGTGGCGCCGGCATTGCGATTACCTCATAGCCTTTACCGACCAGATCGACGATTCCGCAGAACTGGCCCGGCTGGAGATCCCCTCCCGCCTGGAGGCGGCCCAGACCGAACTGGCCCGCGTGGAGTCGCCCGCCTACCTGGACAGCCTGGTCGGCACGGCCGGCCTGGATCCGAACGTGGCGCAAATCGCAACGGCTGACGACGCAGAAGCAGGCGGCAGCCAGGTTGCCTCCGGTTCCAACGGCAAGTCGAAAAAGTAAGAACGTGCGACGACTTGCGTAAGACACAATCGCCAGAGTTCGGCCGCTGCTCCTGGCAGACGCCCACGAAAGTCTGGCGACTTTAGCTACGTGACGGCCGCGTCAGGGCTTGGACCACTCGACCGACAGGGCACGCAATCCGTCGGTCAGCTTCTTCCGCAAGGCGGTTTCGGCGGCCTGCAGGGCCGGCAGCTTTTCGTCTTCGATCTGGTTGATGGCCCGCTCTGCTTCGTCGAGTTCGTTCCGCCAGCGGCTGGTTAATTCGTCCTGCCCGGCGGTCTTCAGGTTCTCCCGGATCCGCTCCTGCCGCGTTGCCAGCCGTTCGCGATCCGCCTGGACGACCTGCATCTGCTCCCGGTGGGCGTCGAGCTCGCGATAGGTTTCCAGACACGCGAGCACGCCCTGGTGCTCAGCCAGCGGGCCGTTCGTCGCGATCAGGTTCTCCCAGATCCAGGCCATTTGCCGCGTTTCCTCGGACAAACGTTCCGAGATCAGCTGGACCGAAGACTGCCTGATCTGCGTCTCGACGATCGCCGCCGAAAGCTTCGCCAGCGGCTCCACCGCCAGTTCCAGCCGCACGCCGCCCTCCAGTTTGCTGGCGATCGCCAGCGGTTCCGCGGCGCCGTTTTCAATGCGCTGGCACGTGATGTCAGGTTCTGTCAGCTGGAGCGTATGATCCAGCGTCAGTTGAAAACGCTGGTCGCGGGCGTTCTGCACATGGTAGTGCTTCTCTTGTTCCAGCCGGGTGCTGGTGTAGCAGACGCCGTCGGCCAGGCGAATCGCCACGACCGTACTGCGCTGGCGCCGGGGATCGCACTGCACCAGGACGCCCGTTTCCAGGGCATGGGGCAAGAGCCTTGTTTCGCCCGGCTTCAGGGACGGAATTATGCAGTTGCCGGCGTAGGCCGTTTTTTCAAACACCGTGCACACGCCGCGGCTGAGGCTGAACGCGGCCTGGTGCGTGAATTCAATCGAGCGGTAAGGCCGGCTGGCGTGATTGGCCTGCTTGTAGTGCAGGACCGATCGGGCCTCGGCGACTTCAATCTGGAACACGGGGATCGCGGCCGACCGCCGGGCCGGCAGGGTGACCAGGTCCTTGGATTCGAACACGCTGAAGTCGCCTGCCTCGTACACTTCGGCGGCAGCGGTCTCCGCCGACTTCATGGCCGCCTGGGGAGCCCTGGCCAGGGCGGGAGCGCTCTTCCTGCGCTGAGTGCTGGCCGCCAGCATTGCGTCGCCATCGGCCGGCGCCGACATCATGACGGACATTTCCACTTCGACCGCCCCCAAAGCGGTCTCCTGCACCAGATCCACATGCGTCCGGCCCGGCGTTTTGGAGTCGGCGAGGTCGGTCGAAAAAGTAATCGGCTCGCCCGTCACCACCCCTACGCGGAAGTCGATCCAGTCCTCTTCGGTATTGTTGTCGACGATCGCAAAACCTTGCAGCTCCGTCGGCTGGCCCTCGGCCATCCGCAAGCGATACGAGATCTTCCACGCGGCGGCCGGCAAGGCGTACTGCACCACGGCCTCGGCGGCGGCAGCGCCGGCCTGCAGCACGAACTCGACAAAGCTGCTTTTCGGTTTGATGCGCTGGTAGTTGCGCTGCAGCGCCTTGTCGATCTCTTTTTGCACTTCCTCATCAAGGAACCGCCAGCTGCGAATCTCGCGCAACGGGCAACGCCGCAAGCCGTCATCGGTCAGCACCACCAGCGACTTCGTCTGGATCGGCTCGCCGGGGCCCGCTTCGGATTCTTCGTGTAATCCCAGCAGCACCCCTTCCAGGTCCTTGCCCGCTTTCTCCACGTACACACGCGCTCCGCTGAGCCGGGTCGCCAGATCTTCATAGACCGACGCTGGGTTCAGGCGCAGGTTCCCTTCCAGCTCGTTCGCCGGCCGAAAAGTCGGCGGTGTTTTCAGCCGGACGTCCCCATACACATTAAACGAAGCGAGCAGATCGGCCAGATGATCCTGCCGCACGGGGATCGTGATCGGCTGCGACGTATCGGCCGCAATCGTATAACTCCGTTGATAGTCGGCGATTCCATTCGAGTAAATGACAATCCGATTCTCACTCATACCCGCTCCTGCAGTGGTGTGCCCGGCGGCCGAAAAAGCGATCCGGCCAGCCTCGTTTTTACCCCATTCCGGCCTGGCCCGCCGTCCCGTGCTAAAAACATGCGGAAATTTTGACCGACGCACAGGCCACTCTAACCCGCCGCACCCAAAGCGGCCTGGCCGGCACACAGAGCAGTCGCGACTGCTTTCGCATCCAAGGCGATCCTGTCGTGTCGCCAGCCTCCCTCGCGATTTCGCGCCACACTTCCCAGCGACTGGCCTGCACGCTGCGCAAGTCGCCGTCACTGCCATCGAAAACGGCCGACGAATGACCACTTTGGAGGAAGTAGACCCAGATTTCATTGACGCGAGCCCGCGGACACTGCTAACATTTGGGTGGCCCTGTTCAACCTGTCTGGGTGGCCCCAGACAACCTGCTGCCGCCTTCTATCGAATACAAATGAATGCGGCGCAAGTGTTGCCGATTTCCGGACTTGATATGATAGCCAAAAATTCGCCGATCCAGTTCCGTTTATCTCACTTGTTTCTGGGAATGTTTTTTTGCACTGTCGGTCTTGGGATCTGGAAGCAGATGTGCCTCGAAGCTACCAGGCAACAAGAGGTGGTTGTCATGGTGGAGCGTCTTGGAATGCATGTTGGCATCACGGAGTCTACGTTTCTGCCCTCTTCCTGTGACGTATACCACTGCTCTCGCGTCAATCTTGTCAGTTGCGACTGGCAATGCAAAAACTTATGCCTGCTACTGAATTTCCCTCGCATCGAGTTTCTGGAAGCTGCGTACTCGAACGCTTCCGACTACTCCTGCTTGAGTCATCTTACGCGCCTTAAATACATTAATCTGAAAGGAACGAACATTGTCGACGTATCTCCTTTGAGTGAGTTGCCAGACTTAGAGCATCTCAATCTCTCATGCACTAACATTTGCGATGTTACGCCACTTCGGAAATTACGTTCTCTTGAGAGACTTGATCTTCGGGCAACGCACGTAGACGCAGAGCAAATAAAGGAAATTGAGAAGGCCATTCCAGGGTGTGCTGTGCTTTACTAAGCATGCAGCAGGAGGGGACGCAAGAACCGCCCGACGCTAACGCGTTCGGCTCACAGGACACGGCAAACGCACACTATAGTACGGGAATTCCGAGGATTTTGGCGAGGTAGTCGAGGTCCCAGCCGGCGACGCGGCGACGCATGGCGATGCTGTACTTGTCATCTTGCTGCTTGAGCATGCTCAGGGCGAAGCGTTTCAGCCACGCCAGATTGTCCGCGGTCGTCCGCTCACGCACCCGATTTTCGTCCTCACGAAACGTCACATCCAGGCACCAGTGAAGCGTATTCTCGATCGCCCAATGGCCACGCACATAACGGGCGAATTTCTTGACCCCCAGGGCGATCGAGCCGATGTAGAAGCGAGCATCACTCGAAGTCTTCGAACCGCTCTCGCTTTGCCGAATCGCGACGCCAATCGTTTTCAATCCCGGCCACTTTTCCCGGTTCACCAGATCCTTCGGAACAGGCATCTGATAGTAGGTGATTTCGTCGACGCGTCCGTGGCCGTGGAGCGTTTCCGTGAAGCGTCTTGCCGGGATATCTGCGAAGTCGTTTTCCATGTGCAGGAGGATGTAGTCTGTCACCGCTTCGTAAAGTTTTCCTTGATTCCCCTTGAGCGCCAGAAGGTAGTCGCCGTGGCCGTCGATGATCTTCCTGGCGATCTCGCGTTGACAGCCGGCGGCGTCGATGGTGACCACAGCTCCCTGGACCTCGATATTCTCCAAAAGCTCGGGAATCGCCGTGATTTCGTTCGATTTTTCGTCCGTGGCCAGCTGTCCCAGACTGAGCGAACGATCGACCGACCAGGCGCTGACAAGCCACAACGGCCCCAGCTTGCGTTTGCGATCGTGGCTACGCTTGAGGACCTTGCCGTCGATCGCAATTTGATTCAAGTCGGTCTCTTTATCAAGCGGCGCGATCGACCGAATCCAGGCTTCAAAACACTTCTGAAAGGCCGCCGGTTTCAGCAGGCCAAGCAGGCGTCCGAACGTGTCGTGCGAGGGGACGCCATGGGGCAACACCAGGTGTTTTTTCAACCAGGTTTGATGGTGCTTCGCCCAGATTCCGATCGCCTGCGGCCCATCCGCGCCAGCGATGACTGCCATGATCGAAATGACCAGCAGATCGCCGAAGAGATGGAGCCTGTTGATATGCGAACGGGGGTCGGTGAGTTCGCCGAAACTTGTCAGGATCGAGTCGACATTATCGAACTGAATTTCTGTCATCATGATCGCCAGTTGAAGGTGCTGAAACGCCATTCTCCCAAGCAGTCAATTGTGCAGAAAACCCCGGTCAGCGCGCCCCGTCCCCCAAACAGCCCAGGTCCCGCAGAGTGCGCGTTTGCCGTGGCTCACAGGATTATAACGTAGTTCACTCTTCGACCTGCACGCCTTTCCAGAAAGCCACATGGTCCCTGATTTCCTGGGCTTCCGGCTTGGGGTCGGGATAGTACCAGACGGCGGCCGCGTTGGTCTGGCCGTCGACGACCAGGTCGTAGTAGCTGGCCGTTCCTTTCCAGCCGCACACGGTATGCTTTTCGCTCGGCTGCACGTATTCTTGCCGCAGGGCGGCGACGGGGAAGTAGTGGTTCCCTTCCACCACGATCGTCTGGTCGCTATCGGCGATAACGGCGCCGTTCCAGGTTGCTTGAGGCATGATCACTCCCGGGTCACAGGTTAGAACGGAGAAAGTAGCGACGCCGCCAGCCAGCGGCGTCCCTATGTCATTATCGGACCGCCCGCCGTTTTGCCCAGTCTTCAGTCCCACGCCAGAAGTTGAAAGTCGTCTCACGGCAGCGGCGTCAGGCGGACGATGGCCTGCTGGGGGTTGCCGTCCCGCTGCCAGGCGATTTCCAGATCCTCGCCGGCCAGATGCGTTCCCAGCAGTCGTTTCAGATCGGCCCGCGATTGGACTTCCGCGCCGCCGCAGTGCGTGATCCGATCGCCGGCCGCGAGCTTCGCCCCTGCCGCCGGCGAGTTGGGCGCCACCGCTTTCACGACAGGCCCGCCGGGCGTGTCGTCAAGATCGA is part of the Lignipirellula cremea genome and encodes:
- a CDS encoding DUF427 domain-containing protein; translated protein: MPQATWNGAVIADSDQTIVVEGNHYFPVAALRQEYVQPSEKHTVCGWKGTASYYDLVVDGQTNAAAVWYYPDPKPEAQEIRDHVAFWKGVQVEE
- a CDS encoding leucine-rich repeat domain-containing protein, giving the protein MHVGITESTFLPSSCDVYHCSRVNLVSCDWQCKNLCLLLNFPRIEFLEAAYSNASDYSCLSHLTRLKYINLKGTNIVDVSPLSELPDLEHLNLSCTNICDVTPLRKLRSLERLDLRATHVDAEQIKEIEKAIPGCAVLY
- a CDS encoding ISAs1 family transposase translates to MMTEIQFDNVDSILTSFGELTDPRSHINRLHLFGDLLVISIMAVIAGADGPQAIGIWAKHHQTWLKKHLVLPHGVPSHDTFGRLLGLLKPAAFQKCFEAWIRSIAPLDKETDLNQIAIDGKVLKRSHDRKRKLGPLWLVSAWSVDRSLSLGQLATDEKSNEITAIPELLENIEVQGAVVTIDAAGCQREIARKIIDGHGDYLLALKGNQGKLYEAVTDYILLHMENDFADIPARRFTETLHGHGRVDEITYYQMPVPKDLVNREKWPGLKTIGVAIRQSESGSKTSSDARFYIGSIALGVKKFARYVRGHWAIENTLHWCLDVTFREDENRVRERTTADNLAWLKRFALSMLKQQDDKYSIAMRRRVAGWDLDYLAKILGIPVL